The stretch of DNA GCATCACTTTGACTCCGCACAACCATCGTGTTTTGTACTCAAAAATATTTTAGATttttacaccaccagcaggcaaggcaggtgaagtgtcttgcccaaggacacatcagcagcGTTCCCTGATTGGAGCTGGGATCAaaactgcaaccttctgattactggacaacccgctctacctcttgagctactgctgtccaaattcacagaagTACAGGTAAGATAAATGAAATGAGCACAAAATTACATACTAAAGATGAAAAATAATCATGAGAACAAGAACAAGAGACAACAACACTATTGTAAAAATAAAGAACTGTGAAAATAAAGTATAAATCATTGTAACTCCCTgtaatctaaaaaataaaaggaCTATACCAGCGTTTCCACATCTTTGACTGGTAACATATTGCACTGACACAGGTATTGGTCAGATTTAAAACAATCACATTTTTAGAGTTGCTCAGCCTACAAAGGAAAATTATAAATACAATTTTTTAAGACACCTTGTAGGGTGCTCACTTGTGTTTACTAAAGTCTCACTTGCACTCCTCCCTCTAGGCTtcctctgtcatggtctgcgtctgcgtcttccttcatgtgtctcctgatgtttctccatccctctctagattcccttctgtgtcttatagcgccctcatgtgtcttttgtctgcatctcaAAGTGTCTTATGTTGTCACCCTTTtaagatcattcctcccaggtcagctccagcctctttgtcctcagctctgtgtatgtgtgtgtgtgtttgtgtgtgtgtgtgtgtgtgtgcacgtcctCCCCATCTcagggtaagtgtgtgtgtgtgtgtgtgtgtgtgtgtgtgtgtgtgcgcgcgtcctCCCCATCTcagggtaagtgtgtgtgtgtgtgtgtgtgtgtgtgtgtgtgtgtgtgtgtgtgtgtgtgtgtgcgtgtcctccccaactcaggataagtgtgtgtgtgtgtgtgtgcatgtcctgcccctgttcggtgtttgtgtgtgtgtgtgtgtgtgtgtgtgtgtgtgtatgcatgtccattccccagttcagtgtatgtaggtgtgagtttatgtgtcagtgtgtgtatgtgtgagtccttctctcagtctttaggtttagtttttgcgttttaggtttatctgtcctcctttggttctgtttcccccatttagataaattattgtcacctgtcttccctccagccctcaccccacatacctgctgccattttccctaattactcctccctgtgtatttaagccctgtcttgtctctgtcttgtgtcggtccattgtggtatttCTGTCAAGCCTTCTCTAGTCTCTAGCTTTTTGAATTCCAGTCTTTTCTAGTCTTCAGTATTTTGTCTCTAGCTTGGAAATTGGATATTTTTTGACTTaatggctccctgcctttggatttatttttgtttgttctcGGCTCATGCAATTAAAGGATATTTTCTTATATCAccatctgcctcgtgtcatcttgggttctgcattttgggtcctaccaacaccgtAACGTGACATCCTCAGTATCAAACGCAGAACATCATTATAGGCAATCTGCAGCCTACCCATATTACATTTCTTATAGTCAGTCCATAGGCGGGTCCTGTACAGCTTTGTACAATAAGCCTTAAACAAGGTTATCTTTACTTTAGAAGAAGTCCCAAACTTACAAGCGAGTGTCTTACCCTGAGCATTTAAAAGGCTGCACTGCCCATACATGTCATCATCATCTCTCATGTCCTCTGTGATGATATGACCAAGATGTTTTACTTCCTTGGTGACATCACAGAGTCTGACAGATAAAAATCTGGAATAGTAAAtgccctgtatttgatatagagccctagagtcctggaacccccaaggtactttacaacacaatcagtcattcacacgctggatggtatgagctacattgtagccacagctgccctggagcgcactgacataggcgaggctgctgagcactgacgccaccggtccctccgaccatcaccagcaggcaaggggggataagtgtcttgcccaaggacacaacgacagcggcaAACTGAGCAGAGCTCGAACctaccgattacggggcaagccctTAACTCCTGTTCCACCTTCACCCCAAACTTCATTTGCTTTTCATTCTTTGCCCGACAAATCATAACCACACTTTTAGCTGCATTATACACAATGTTGTGTTGTACTCCATAGAACATAGAACTTAGTAACTGCTGTAGACCAGCAGCGCTTGGACTTAGAACCACTAAGTAATCTGCGTATCAGAGGAATTATGACAACACCACCAGCTGTGCAACCAGTTCTGCATGCTTTTACCTCACTGATAAGTCATCAGGTTAAAAAGACAAGGAGATAGAATGCCTCTTTGTCTGATTCCATTACTGACCTGGATCCGAGATACTATAGCTAGAATTACTGTATTATTACTGTTTATAAATGTCTTACTTACCATTGCTATTACTTTAGTATTATAACCTATAACTTGCGTCATCTAAAACTTTCATAAATGAGGCGAAGGGAAGAAAACATTGTATAGCAAAGGCAGCAAAGCTAATTAAAATACTGTCCCTATTTTCTATGAATTATGAGAGCGTTTTCTGCTCAGTGAAGCCATTTTTTCTGTAGTGGTAAAAGGGCTGTTGTAATGACCGGGTAAGGCGGAAGGGGGCGGTAATGAAATTTAAAACATGTCAACTCAAGAAGAAGAAACCCGGAAGTTTTCTGAAGGTCTCCTGTTGCGAGTTTAGATAGCGCTGCGCTTGACTGTTGCTGCTAAGTATTTAACGTAAAATGGGTGTTAAAATAGAGATGTTCAGGGTAAGCTTTGTTAAGTGGAACCTGGCTAAATCTGTATGTGTAAAAAAGTTGCTGAAACCAGCTGCTTTGGTTTTATCTTTATCTACCAAGCTGTTGTTTGTACGGTTGCACACACTTAAAACTGAAAAAATGAAACTggtcattttttgttttgtttttttttattattgcgcAGATGGTGCTGTATTTGTCTTTTCCCGTTGCCATGTTTTGGATTTCAAACCAGGCTGAGTACTTTGAAGAGTACGTAGTGAAAAGGAAGGTAAGCAGGCTTTACCCCTCCATCATGATGCGATAACAGCAGGTTTTTGGTTGTTTATGTTTGTccatttgtttttctgtttggcATATTTATAATATTCAGAGAGAAATCTTCCCCCGTAACGAAGAAGCACAGGTAAATGACTTACACGTTGTTTCTGCTGTTGTTTGTGAGTTTTTATGGTATCTTCCTACATTCAGAGAACCCATTCAACAAAGCCCATTTGCAGTGAAATTTTCTTAATTTTTAAAGATGAGATATTAGAGAAACATGATTTAATAGTAGTTTATtctatgcttttttgtttttaaaagatAGAAAACTACCCCTTAAGCcacataaaaatgtatttaaattagTCTAACTGAGGACATTTTGAAATAAAGGTTTTGCAATTATTCAGATGGATAGAAAAAAACTGATAGTAATATTTGTTCTTTTTTCAGAGGAAGGAGCTGGAGGATTTCAAAGAGCGAATGCGCATTCGAAGGGAGCAGAGACTATTGAAAACCCTTTCTGTAGATTCAGAAAACTGAATATTTCATAttgaaaaattaatatttaataaAGCCTGGCAGAAATTCATGGGACTGCAGATTCATCTGGAATGAGACCACATTGTAACAGCAAAGTAACAAACATTTGACTGTTTCCAAGAATGACTCCTGCTCTGTGATTATTCTCTACACAACTTCTTAAAGTTGTAATTTTTGTCTTATTTTAGGTGCAGCTGTGTTTAATATCACTTCTAATTGTAAAGTGGGATGCTTATGAAATATTCAATACTCCTTTAAACTGTATTTTTTCTAATGTTTGGCATTTTACAAAATATCACTAgatatttaaaaacattaacatcaCTCATAGCAATGCATAAAAGTGAAGTTTTGGGCATAAAACAAATGTCaataaatataaattaaattCAAATGTGTGTCCTGAATGAAATGAACTTAACTTCTAAAAGCATTGCTGATGGCAAAAGAAAGAATGGAAGAAGGCAATGTGAGAATATTTGATTTCTAAATAGATTTTCAGTACCAGGAACATAATTTTTCCACTTTGATTTTGTATTTGAAGATGTAGTTCAGTATAACGTTTCTCATTGGATGGTTACTGTACTGCATTCTCTCTGGTTTGATAACTGGCCTGTCGCTGCAGCAATGATTCAGTTTAAATAAACGATTCGATATGAGTCTGAAATTGCAGAAGGTCCCGTCACTGGAAGACATCCTGTCTGGTTCCTGTCCCCAAAAAGACCCACCTATCAACCTCTAACGACTGCAGGCTGGTGGCTCTgacctatgtttatgtttattcatttagcagacgcttttatccaaagcaacttacaatttataacctacagggcatgttgtgatctgtgggggaaaccggagtacccggaggaaacccacgcatgcatggggagaacacacaactccacgcagaaaggccgcagccgagtttcgaacctgcaacctttgtgctgtgaggcaacagtgctaaccactgcaccacctcaAGCATCATGAAGGTGCTGCCATGCTGAAGGGACTCATCCTGAAGCATCTGTGTTCATTGGTGGAGCCTTGGCTCCTCTACAATGGAGGAAGCCCTTATTTACTTGCTGGTTCAGACTTATTCTCATTTGTACACCACTgggagcactgtgagggtcatgcttttttttttttttttttttacttctccaGTACTTTGAACACATCTAGACCATCACTTCTGGGGAATAATCTAGCAGAAATGCAGGCGAATGATCCATTGGTTGCCTGGATCATGGGCTACTTAACCAAAAGACCACAGCGCAGCTGAAGACCTGCCGCTCGGTCAGCGAGCACTGCAGCACGGGGGCGCCACAGGGAACTGTCCTGTCActcttcaccctgtacacctctgaCTTCAGGTACTGGTCTCAGTCCTGTCACCTGCAGAAATTCTCTGCTGACTACCATTGTGGTCTGTATCAGAGATGGTCAGGGGGATGAATACAGCAGTATGGTGGACAGCTTTGCAGAGGGGTGTAAACTGAACAATTccaacatcattgagacaaaataACTGGCTGTTGACTTCAGGAAGCAGGCTCATCCTCCCACCCCTGTCAACATCAAAGGAACTGATGTTAAGGTTGTTGCAAACCACAAGTACCTGAGCGTTCTCATTGACTATAAACTGGACTGGTCTAAGAACACTGAGGCGGCATATTTAAAGAACAGAGTTGGCTTTACCTACTGAGGAGGctcagatttttttatgtttgtAGGAAAATGTTGACTATGTTCTATCACTCGGTGCTAGAGAGTGTGGTGTTTTATGCAGCTGTGTGCTGGGGCAGTGGGGTGAAGAAAGCTGATTAAAAAGACTGTTTCTGTCCTGGGTGTCAGACTGGAGAGCCTGATGCAGGGCTCTGAGAGGAGAATCCTGAACAAGCTTCTCTGCACCAGGGACAACCTGTTTCACCCCATGCATGCATCCACAATGAGGTGTCAGAGCCCACACACCAAAAGACTGATAACCTTCAAATGCAGAACTGGCAGGAAATCCTTTTGCTAGTAACAATAAGACTGTATAACTCTCCCTCCTGTTAGTGATTCTTTCTGCATGTTGTTTGTCACATCCCCATGACATGCTACCTTCTAGTTCAAGTTGTTATTTGTTGTTCTGTTGTACTGTCTTATATTTAACCTTGTTGCACTGAGCATGTTCATGACAAAATAATTTCCCTCAGGACAATAAagctctttcatattttatataaataaagttaataAAAGTGTATCCAGGCACTTGTAAATGTATCCTTACTGAAATCCACTGATCATTTCATCTtgaccaagtgttgacaagtgtttccCAGGGCTCATGAAATGATACTTGGCAATGACAAGGATGTGTTTGAGGTTGTCTGCTGTGGTGTGTGTGATATTCTCTTTTAGCTTTTTTTAATTGTCAGCCATTGTAAACGTTACGTTTAGACCTGGTTTTATAATAACAGTGAAACAAATGtaattttaatttttattctTATGTTTTTAAGGGAAttaaaacctttagtttcctctTATACCGGTGACTGCCTATAGGGGGCAGCATTGTTCTTTCAAAAGCTCTAAGTTTCTACCTTTTTTTTTCTAAGTTTCTACTGGTTCATCAACACGGAAGTAACTTTCAGTACACTTGCCAAGATGGCACCGAGTGGGCTGAAAGCGGTAGTCGGCGATAGTAAGTGATACattagttgtacactttcaagtTGAAGTATTTTATTTCGTGTACATAGAAAAACATTCATTTTTGGTCTTGTAGCCTTTTCAATAACTGACATtcagtttaaaacgctgtttagaCTGTACAGTTTAAAAATGTTTCTTCCTGTTCCCAAAGTGTCAACGCAGTTAAAGGAAACGTTTGTATTGAACAAGACATGGATGAAACGTAGTTTTGTTTCTCCGAGGCTGTTGGTAACAATCTTTTCTGGTCGGAAATTTTAacattggtttgttagttttttgAAAAATCAAAATAGAAACGCTCGACATTGATGAACACGTCTGTGACGAAACAGGTGGTTGGCTAATGATTGCTAGCTGGTGTTGAAGGAAGTTCATCAGCTTTGTGAGGATCATTAAACGAATACGTCTTCACGGTTTTTATTCAGTGTTTACACATTATTTGTGTGGTTACACAGCTAAACGTTCTTTGGTTGAGTGGACAAAGGGCTCTATTATTTACTATTTATATACTTAGATGTATTGCATTTTTGGTAATATGTATTTGGCTGTTCATAGGACTAAGAGAAAGACTGAAATACTGAAACATACTTAGTtttaaaaaacactttttaatgACATCTACACATAAGATCCTAGTGGTTGGAGAGAAGTGACTGGCCTTTGACAAATAAAACCGCTAGAGAAAAAACGCCTAAAGTAAATGCTTGCTAAGTCGTTTCTTTTTCTAAACATATACAGTAGagtatagtaataataataatactaacatCTAAAACAATGAGTTACACCAAGCATTAAGTTTGTACATGGGTGTCACTGCTGTGGTGTCGGTGAGGTCAAACAACAAAGTAGATCGAAGCACATCATtgcccatttatttatttttatttgctgtTATCAGTCCTTTTTTGCAGAATGAAAACATTTTTGTGGGTCGGTATTTTCTACAGGAAACTTTTTAATTGAGACAGTAAGCCATATTGCCATCATTTTATGAAAATGTAATTTCTACAGCAAACAATAACCTTTCCTATGTGAAGTATATTCTTTTTAAATATTGTTTtggttttttattgttttcacaAGGTCGGAAAACAAAACTGATTGAACCAGATAAATCCTTAATGCTCTTCAAAATCATAGTTTTGGAACAGCATTGCTCTTGGCAGGAgattttttgtttaatttgttaAAGTTGCTCTAAATTTTGAGTGCTACTACTAAATGTGATTTTATTTCAGTAAAAGTTCTGGTTGTTTGAAAAAAATGCATACATGATGTGACCTTAGGAAATATAATTTCCCATTGGAATGACATTTTTTTAACAGTGGTTTGTCCTCACAGTATTTAAATATAAGTGCCACCAAAAAGTGTTATATTTTTGAGTTTGTTGTACTATTTATGAAAAATGATATTAAACACAGTAATTACAGCATTATTAattttaaaattatatttctt from Nothobranchius furzeri strain GRZ-AD chromosome 5, NfurGRZ-RIMD1, whole genome shotgun sequence encodes:
- the pet100 gene encoding protein PET100 homolog, mitochondrial; translation: MGVKIEMFRMVLYLSFPVAMFWISNQAEYFEEYVVKRKREIFPRNEEAQRKELEDFKERMRIRREQRLLKTLSVDSEN